From Echinicola soli, a single genomic window includes:
- a CDS encoding RHS repeat-associated core domain-containing protein, which produces MIEDLSNNASHIVVDGATAGTDPVIPFAGMISHGSGQAGAPKAYLNLLVLDRNQNYVSSSFVQVSTSAKENGSDIPHEYRKINPVTIKEPGYVYIYLSNESGKRIEVFPDSHKGQAFDDFKVTHTHSPIVQKDDYYPFGLSFNSYSRPGDTEQNFLFNGKERDEVTGWDDFEARMYMSDIGRSASMDLNSEEYARWSPYGWVGNNPISNVDPDGRDWYRYTDDDGNESVIWREGDDQTIEINGETYNNIGALYALSLTDGSVVVYHQNEVLGIVDAEQPADPETMALVGTLQDPDSQHNYSTMTSQWEMLFFSAETALMISGATMQGQQLKGNRRIGKSKGTPRGENPQLNQAQQQNLKRFLKKAPANSKTPKIRRLGNGNIQISVESPGKVPGSKAVYVKEVDSNGQTVRMYKVTSDPSGNIVHNKNKMR; this is translated from the coding sequence TTGATCGAAGACCTTTCGAACAATGCCAGCCACATAGTGGTGGACGGAGCGACCGCTGGCACTGATCCGGTCATTCCGTTTGCCGGGATGATCAGCCATGGCAGCGGCCAGGCCGGTGCCCCGAAGGCCTATCTGAACCTGTTGGTGCTGGACAGGAACCAAAACTATGTCAGCAGTTCTTTCGTCCAAGTGAGCACATCTGCAAAAGAAAATGGATCGGATATTCCCCACGAATACCGAAAAATCAATCCGGTCACGATCAAAGAGCCGGGATATGTGTATATTTACCTATCGAACGAAAGCGGTAAGCGCATCGAGGTGTTTCCCGATAGCCATAAGGGACAGGCTTTTGACGACTTTAAGGTAACCCACACCCACAGTCCCATCGTACAGAAGGATGATTACTATCCTTTCGGCCTGAGCTTTAACTCTTACAGCAGGCCGGGTGACACGGAACAGAATTTCCTGTTCAACGGAAAGGAAAGGGATGAAGTGACAGGATGGGATGACTTTGAGGCGAGGATGTATATGAGTGATATTGGTAGATCCGCTTCGATGGATCTAAATTCAGAGGAATATGCACGTTGGTCTCCCTACGGTTGGGTAGGAAACAATCCTATTTCCAATGTTGATCCAGATGGTCGAGATTGGTATCGTTATACTGATGATGATGGAAATGAATCAGTAATTTGGAGAGAGGGGGATGACCAAACCATAGAAATAAATGGAGAAACTTACAATAATATTGGAGCTCTATATGCACTGTCATTGACAGATGGATCTGTCGTTGTTTATCATCAGAATGAAGTTTTGGGAATAGTAGATGCCGAACAGCCAGCTGATCCAGAAACAATGGCTTTAGTCGGTACTTTGCAAGATCCTGATAGCCAGCATAATTACAGCACCATGACTTCTCAATGGGAAATGTTGTTTTTTTCGGCTGAAACGGCACTTATGATATCAGGTGCTACAATGCAAGGGCAGCAGTTGAAAGGAAACCGTCGAATAGGGAAAAGTAAAGGTACCCCTAGAGGGGAAAATCCGCAATTAAACCAAGCGCAGCAACAGAATCTTAAGAGATTTTTGAAGAAGGCTCCAGCTAATTCTAAGACGCCTAAAATTAGAAGACTTGGAAATGGAAATATTCAAATTTCAGTAGAGTCTCCAGGAAAGGTGCCCGGCTCTAAAGCTGTTTATGTTAAAGAGGTTGATAGTAATGGTCAAACTGTCAGGATGTACAAGGTTACGAGTGATCCAAGTGGTAACATAGTCCATAACAAAAATAAGATGAGATAA
- a CDS encoding RHS repeat domain-containing protein, with amino-acid sequence MVKVCLTRKWQKIFLKNVGKRKGVLGKICIFLQRRTGQITVIKKRNNYYPFGMSFNSYTKQSSTEQNFLFNGKERDEVTGWDDFGARMYMSDLGGWGVVDPLASYEPGWTPYRFAFNNPLRYSDPSGLLELDQIIDIFNNAPEGRSSYDSDGNCTCGCPGTSL; translated from the coding sequence ATGGTAAAAGTGTGTCTTACAAGAAAATGGCAGAAGATTTTTTTGAAAAATGTTGGCAAGCGGAAGGGAGTCCTTGGGAAAATCTGTATTTTTTTGCAGAGGCGCACTGGCCAAATAACGGTGATAAAAAAACGCAATAATTACTATCCATTTGGGATGAGCTTTAATTCTTATACAAAACAGAGTTCCACGGAACAGAATTTCCTGTTCAATGGAAAGGAAAGGGATGAAGTGACCGGATGGGATGATTTTGGGGCGAGGATGTATATGAGTGATCTTGGAGGGTGGGGTGTGGTGGATCCGCTTGCTTCTTATGAACCGGGATGGACCCCGTATCGTTTTGCTTTTAACAACCCGCTGAGATACTCCGATCCGTCCGGTCTGCTGGAACTGGATCAGATTATTGACATCTTCAATAATGCCCCGGAAGGTAGAAGTTCCTACGATTCGGATGGAAACTGTACCTGCGGATGCCCCGGAACCTCCTTGTGA
- a CDS encoding RHS repeat protein: protein MPTQEYLDMWAFQYRYDDRNRMTYKRVPGAEPVYMVYDKLDRLVLAQDGNQRKTGKWSFTKYDAFGRPVITGEKAISGSLSSIRKAVDGHSVLHETYTGSGTTKYSNTAYPASVAEPEIHTVTYYDNYGFTSKSFSLPPGLSGSAGGKIVPVAFNTVKGQLTGTKVKILGTTNDYVETVNFYDDRYRLIQSKVVNYKNGNDIVSTQYDFAGRVRKTHLEHYNPTADISSTEVTQEYTYDHAGRLLTVNHSINGVTPVTLLSNTYNELGELVNKDLAEGFEDIDYAYNIRGWLTKINNVSDGTAKLFEMDMQYDNAPSGHKAYNGNIGSTVWKNPYESTVNRYDYNYDPMNRLTKALYSNGGAGTMGFDVPQISYDLNGNIETLQRRGNDENDNANVTIDNLIYTYARGNQLSKVTDSSGKTAGFKDGTNQTTEYFYDENGNMKEDRNKGITSITYNHLNLPEKVTFNANKYIEYTYDASGTKLSQRTVDGNTTKVSDYLGGFVYENNALQFVQHDEGRIVPKDGGWDYQYNLKDHPEESSGQALGNVRATFKTDEEVDNYLATFENDSQTKNYEETYFSRYGEVTRINANIFDHTDAGTSKTYTSRLNGTGNEVYGLAKSLEVKPGDKVSAEVWAKYLDPETKGASGSSFAQLIEDLSNNASHIVVDGATAGTDPVIPFAGMISHGSGQAGAPKAYLNLLVLDRNQNYVSSSFVQVSTSAKENGSDIPHEYRKINPVTIKESGYVYIYQPQAGQALSNETGSRIEVFPDSHTGQAFDDFKVTHTHSPIVQKDDYYPFGMSFNSYSRPGATSQKYLYNRGSELIDDLNLGLYWTPNRFYDPAIGRFLGTDKLSDMYTSISPMVFGFNNPIKFNDPTGLLGECDDCPEVDLPEVTVTASRLQEANPDYSLLFEQFRNSTNTVYRNLGYVAQNKGAKEARDLLTRGRPLHYSDFEAQQSINSDYLDGIRYLYKYGVTGSIVIIAASPILIENLVQATGTKAALEMGTETVLQMGSSLIFRGDLSSVDVANIGLASVFGKFSFVSQAFIDYNIQDGVSTSFGLGENGKSLFSTGVDLGVGSFNLGHSEILNVSDINKKVIKIYNNIFSGARKGIGEYSKTKE from the coding sequence ATGCCCACACAGGAATACCTGGACATGTGGGCCTTCCAGTACCGGTACGACGACAGGAACAGGATGACGTACAAACGGGTGCCGGGTGCGGAGCCTGTTTATATGGTCTACGATAAGCTGGACCGCCTGGTGCTGGCCCAGGACGGCAACCAGCGGAAGACAGGCAAATGGAGCTTTACCAAATACGATGCCTTTGGCCGTCCGGTGATTACCGGGGAGAAGGCCATCTCCGGCAGCCTTTCCTCCATCCGGAAAGCAGTGGACGGCCACAGTGTCCTGCACGAGACCTACACCGGGAGCGGGACCACCAAATATTCCAACACTGCCTATCCGGCATCCGTGGCGGAACCGGAAATCCATACCGTTACCTATTACGATAACTATGGTTTTACCAGTAAGAGCTTTAGCCTACCGCCAGGACTTTCCGGTAGTGCGGGCGGGAAGATAGTTCCAGTAGCATTCAATACGGTAAAGGGCCAGTTGACGGGAACCAAGGTCAAGATACTCGGCACGACAAACGACTACGTCGAAACGGTCAACTTCTACGACGACCGCTATCGTCTGATCCAGTCCAAAGTGGTGAACTATAAGAACGGAAACGATATCGTCTCTACCCAATACGACTTTGCCGGAAGGGTGAGGAAAACCCATCTGGAACACTACAATCCCACAGCAGATATCAGCTCTACTGAAGTGACCCAAGAATATACCTATGACCATGCGGGCAGGTTGCTGACAGTCAACCACAGCATCAATGGGGTCACTCCTGTAACTTTGCTGAGCAATACCTATAATGAACTGGGCGAACTGGTGAACAAGGACTTGGCCGAAGGCTTCGAGGACATTGATTATGCCTATAATATCCGCGGCTGGCTGACCAAAATCAACAATGTATCCGACGGGACCGCGAAGCTCTTCGAGATGGATATGCAGTATGACAATGCCCCGAGCGGCCATAAGGCTTATAACGGCAACATAGGCTCTACTGTCTGGAAGAACCCGTACGAGTCCACGGTGAACCGTTATGACTATAACTATGATCCCATGAACAGGTTGACCAAAGCTTTGTACAGTAATGGTGGAGCAGGCACAATGGGCTTTGATGTGCCACAGATCAGTTACGACCTGAACGGGAACATCGAAACCCTACAGCGCAGAGGTAATGATGAGAACGACAATGCAAATGTCACCATAGACAACCTGATTTATACCTATGCCAGGGGCAACCAGCTCAGCAAAGTAACGGACAGTTCGGGAAAGACCGCAGGCTTTAAGGACGGTACCAATCAAACGACGGAGTACTTCTATGATGAAAACGGCAATATGAAGGAAGACCGGAACAAGGGCATTACTTCGATTACGTACAACCACCTGAACCTGCCGGAGAAGGTGACCTTCAATGCCAATAAATACATAGAATATACCTATGACGCCTCGGGAACCAAACTGTCCCAGAGGACAGTGGACGGGAATACGACGAAAGTTTCCGATTATTTGGGAGGGTTTGTGTACGAGAACAATGCGCTGCAGTTCGTCCAGCACGACGAGGGCCGTATTGTACCCAAGGACGGGGGCTGGGACTACCAGTACAACCTGAAGGACCATCCCGAAGAAAGTTCGGGACAGGCTCTGGGCAATGTGCGGGCGACTTTTAAAACAGATGAAGAAGTGGATAACTACCTGGCGACTTTCGAAAATGATTCCCAAACAAAGAACTACGAGGAGACGTATTTCAGTAGGTATGGGGAGGTCACGCGGATCAATGCTAATATTTTCGACCATACCGATGCGGGAACATCCAAGACCTATACCTCACGCCTGAACGGTACCGGGAATGAAGTGTATGGACTGGCCAAATCCCTCGAGGTCAAGCCCGGGGATAAGGTATCGGCAGAGGTATGGGCGAAATACCTCGATCCGGAGACCAAGGGAGCTTCAGGTTCCTCCTTCGCCCAGCTAATTGAGGACCTTTCGAACAATGCCAGCCACATAGTGGTGGATGGAGCGACCGCTGGCACTGATCCGGTCATTCCGTTTGCCGGGATGATCAGCCATGGCAGCGGCCAGGCCGGTGCCCCGAAGGCCTATCTGAACCTGTTGGTGCTGGACAGGAACCAAAACTATGTCAGCAGTTCTTTCGTCCAAGTGAGCACATCGGCAAAAGAAAATGGATCGGATATTCCCCACGAATACCGAAAAATCAATCCGGTCACGATCAAAGAGTCGGGATATGTGTATATTTATCAGCCACAGGCGGGACAGGCTCTATCGAACGAGACAGGTTCCCGTATTGAAGTGTTTCCCGATAGCCATACGGGACAGGCTTTTGACGACTTTAAGGTAACGCATACCCACAGTCCCATCGTACAGAAGGATGATTACTATCCCTTTGGGATGAGTTTTAATTCTTATAGCAGGCCGGGTGCTACGAGTCAAAAGTATCTTTATAACAGGGGAAGTGAATTGATCGATGATTTGAATCTTGGTTTGTACTGGACGCCGAACAGGTTTTATGATCCTGCAATTGGGCGGTTTTTGGGTACGGACAAACTGTCGGATATGTACACTTCGATAAGCCCAATGGTATTTGGGTTCAACAACCCGATCAAATTCAATGACCCGACTGGACTGTTAGGGGAGTGTGACGATTGTCCTGAAGTGGATCTGCCGGAAGTCACGGTCACCGCCAGTAGATTGCAGGAAGCAAATCCGGATTATTCCCTGCTCTTTGAACAGTTCAGAAATAGTACCAATACTGTTTATAGGAATCTGGGGTATGTTGCTCAGAATAAAGGTGCAAAGGAGGCTCGGGATTTATTAACCAGGGGGAGACCCCTTCATTACAGTGACTTTGAGGCACAGCAGAGCATAAACTCCGACTACCTTGACGGTATCAGGTATTTATACAAATATGGGGTCACCGGCAGTATTGTGATTATAGCGGCGAGTCCGATACTTATAGAAAATTTAGTGCAAGCCACAGGAACTAAGGCAGCATTGGAAATGGGAACTGAAACTGTTTTACAAATGGGATCAAGTTTGATTTTTAGAGGTGATTTGTCATCTGTGGATGTAGCAAATATAGGTTTAGCAAGTGTTTTTGGTAAGTTTTCGTTCGTAAGCCAAGCGTTTATTGATTACAACATTCAAGATGGAGTCAGTACCTCATTTGGTTTGGGAGAAAATGGAAAATCTTTGTTTTCAACTGGAGTTGATTTAGGTGTCGGTTCTTTCAACTTAGGACACTCAGAAATATTAAATGTTTCTGATATAAATAAAAAAGTAATAAAAATATATAACAACATTTTTAGTGGAGCAAGAAAAGGAATTGGAGAGTATTCAAAAACCAAGGAATGA
- a CDS encoding DUF6443 domain-containing protein, producing the protein MFFWDDKATSQKHFTYYDGLGRPMQEVRAGASASGHDIVRPIAYDGFGRPAKNHLPYAKDYGSSSGDYRESAVADQQAYYDDRFGGSSGDHAFSENSYDGSPLNRVTATHAPGKPWAKAVDEEGNDTGRPVKTDYLASTSSDNVILWEEEEGRLIAYRFYGPGSLYKTRTTDEEGHVAIEFRDLQDRAVLKRVQAPGSQWADTHYVYDDYGNLAYVLPPESSRGHAKADLEAPAGYYLVTEDVDYADIAAKSGGKVA; encoded by the coding sequence ATGTTTTTTTGGGACGACAAGGCCACCTCGCAGAAACACTTCACCTACTACGACGGCCTTGGCCGTCCCATGCAGGAAGTACGGGCAGGGGCCTCCGCCTCGGGACATGACATCGTGCGTCCCATCGCATACGATGGCTTCGGCCGGCCGGCCAAAAACCACCTGCCCTATGCCAAAGACTACGGCAGCTCCTCCGGGGATTACCGGGAAAGTGCGGTGGCCGACCAACAGGCCTACTACGACGACCGCTTCGGCGGCAGTTCCGGTGACCATGCCTTCAGCGAAAACAGCTATGACGGCTCCCCGCTGAACCGGGTGACCGCCACCCATGCCCCCGGGAAGCCCTGGGCCAAAGCAGTGGACGAAGAGGGCAATGACACGGGCAGGCCGGTAAAGACCGACTACCTGGCCAGCACGTCCTCCGACAACGTGATACTCTGGGAAGAGGAGGAGGGCAGGCTGATCGCCTACCGCTTCTATGGGCCGGGCAGCCTGTACAAGACCAGGACCACCGATGAGGAAGGGCATGTTGCCATCGAATTCAGGGACCTGCAGGACCGTGCGGTGCTGAAACGGGTGCAGGCCCCCGGTAGCCAGTGGGCGGATACCCACTACGTCTATGATGATTATGGAAACCTGGCCTATGTGCTCCCGCCCGAGTCCTCCAGGGGCCATGCCAAGGCCGATCTGGAAGCCCCGGCAGGCTATTACCTGGTGACCGAGGATGTGGATTATGCGGACATCGCCGCCAAATCCGGCGGCAAGGTGGCCTAA
- a CDS encoding integrase core domain-containing protein produces the protein MTKPASPHENAIAERVNGILKEEWLVDLENRKDINVNKCIDRIINIYNEMRPHNGLGNITPTQVHDKGFLRHDTKRVIGKKYP, from the coding sequence ATGACCAAACCCGCTTCACCGCATGAAAATGCCATTGCCGAAAGGGTGAACGGTATACTTAAAGAAGAGTGGCTGGTTGATCTTGAAAACCGGAAAGATATAAATGTGAACAAATGCATTGACCGGATTATCAATATCTACAATGAAATGAGGCCACATAATGGACTGGGGAACATTACCCCGACCCAGGTACACGATAAAGGTTTTTTAAGGCATGATACCAAACGCGTTATCGGAAAAAAGTATCCATGA
- a CDS encoding PASTA domain-containing protein — MSNLKQGSKRVLIHLAVILGLLFTILFVFFQVYLPNYTNHGETVTVPDLENFDYSEIESYLESRDLRYEITLDSGFEADAKPLTVLKQNPRPGAKVKQGRKIYITLNAENAPLIKMPNLVNSPLKNAQEVLSNYGLVRGEIIYVPDIGQNVVLEQKFHGRSIKEGFEIPKGSQIDLVVGDGLGKQSLAIPNLIGMEEEEAEFLVVGSGLRMGRVNFVTTDTVPKGTIVKQLPPSGIEAKTGELVDVWVSELGAIENDF; from the coding sequence ATGAGCAATTTAAAGCAAGGTTCCAAGAGAGTTCTTATCCATCTCGCAGTGATCCTGGGACTGTTATTCACAATTCTATTTGTCTTCTTCCAGGTTTACTTGCCCAATTACACCAATCATGGGGAAACTGTTACGGTTCCTGATTTGGAGAATTTTGATTACAGTGAAATAGAAAGTTATTTGGAATCGCGTGATCTTCGCTATGAAATCACACTTGACAGTGGATTTGAAGCAGATGCCAAGCCGCTAACCGTACTGAAGCAAAATCCACGGCCCGGAGCAAAAGTCAAGCAAGGGCGAAAAATATACATTACCCTCAATGCTGAGAATGCACCTTTGATAAAAATGCCTAACTTGGTAAACAGTCCACTAAAAAATGCCCAAGAGGTACTTTCCAATTACGGACTGGTCAGAGGCGAGATTATCTATGTACCGGACATTGGTCAAAATGTAGTATTGGAGCAAAAATTTCATGGAAGATCAATCAAGGAGGGTTTCGAAATACCTAAGGGATCGCAAATTGATTTGGTCGTAGGCGATGGACTGGGCAAACAAAGCTTGGCCATTCCCAACCTGATCGGTATGGAAGAGGAAGAAGCAGAATTTTTGGTTGTGGGATCAGGACTACGAATGGGCAGGGTAAATTTCGTCACTACGGATACTGTTCCGAAAGGAACCATTGTCAAGCAGCTTCCTCCTTCTGGCATAGAAGCTAAAACCGGAGAATTGGTTGATGTGTGGGTATCTGAACTTGGAGCTATAGAGAATGATTTTTAA
- a CDS encoding T9SS type A sorting domain-containing protein: MKRNIAKLGLFLCALIGVFHHSFGQLRQLSVNRSDYVSYKQQNINSRVLADTLELPFWDDFSLGTLDSTKWESNGAYVSLSVGVGAPSLGAMLLDGTKANGQPYSTDIGQVNLTDQITSQPINLSGLNDEEQGTVYLSFFWQAGGKAEIPDSDDFLQLSFLDSLGNWNVIWTQYGGDSIQAFQQEIIPLDGIYLHGQFKMMFQSSGRLAGPFDSWLLDYVYLNKNRTVDDLSYPDRALTLLNSSFLGKYTALPLYEFKALSDTVLTSINNQFYNLNDRFRAMEYSAEIRDKDSQEPFMVLNSNTPFNPVPLANERRDFASGVPTELVQQDREEVFDLESIVYLSSGDDYLIDEIVNGDTTYFSQVDFRINDTARTTIPIRDYYAFDRGTVDYAAGINQRSGMVAIKYHASSPAFVNALSINFTNPAQAGTAVDLLVWSSLDDEPVFAKEVIIQPKETLEDFTKFTLDTAIQVEGDFYVGYMQFTNDFIHIGLDKSNDTSSEVHYNISGSWAPSEQVIGSLMIRAHMQTEGPLPPETPETESLIKAYPNPVVNDQIFLEGDVDDVKLFDTFGREIKIDINEAENGKFVNFTTNRKGVYLIKAWNKNSPQLIRILVK; encoded by the coding sequence ATGAAAAGAAACATCGCCAAGCTTGGTCTATTTTTATGTGCACTGATAGGTGTCTTTCACCACTCCTTTGGTCAGTTACGCCAGCTTAGCGTCAACAGGAGCGATTATGTTTCCTATAAACAGCAAAATATCAATTCCAGAGTGTTGGCCGACACCTTGGAGTTGCCTTTCTGGGATGATTTTTCCCTCGGCACCTTGGACAGTACAAAATGGGAATCAAATGGTGCCTATGTATCCCTTAGTGTCGGCGTAGGAGCGCCAAGTTTAGGGGCAATGCTCCTGGATGGAACCAAAGCCAATGGACAACCCTACAGTACTGATATTGGCCAAGTAAACCTGACCGATCAGATTACCTCCCAACCAATTAACCTTTCAGGGCTAAACGATGAAGAGCAAGGTACCGTTTACCTTAGCTTCTTTTGGCAAGCAGGCGGGAAAGCCGAAATCCCTGATTCCGATGACTTTCTCCAACTATCATTTCTGGACAGCCTGGGGAATTGGAATGTGATCTGGACCCAATATGGAGGGGACAGCATACAAGCCTTCCAACAGGAAATCATTCCACTGGACGGGATTTACCTGCATGGCCAATTCAAAATGATGTTTCAGAGTTCTGGGCGATTGGCAGGGCCATTTGATAGTTGGCTGCTAGATTACGTGTACCTTAATAAAAACAGGACGGTAGATGACCTGAGTTATCCCGATCGAGCACTAACACTCCTGAACAGCAGCTTTTTAGGAAAATACACAGCCTTGCCATTATATGAATTCAAAGCGCTTTCCGACACGGTTTTGACAAGTATCAACAATCAGTTTTATAACTTGAACGATCGGTTTAGGGCCATGGAATATTCAGCGGAAATCAGGGACAAAGACAGCCAAGAACCGTTCATGGTGCTCAATTCCAACACCCCATTTAACCCCGTGCCTTTAGCAAACGAGCGAAGGGATTTTGCCAGTGGAGTGCCTACCGAGCTGGTGCAGCAAGATCGTGAGGAAGTATTTGACCTGGAAAGTATCGTATACCTTAGCTCAGGGGATGATTACCTCATTGATGAAATTGTGAATGGTGACACCACCTACTTCAGCCAGGTGGATTTCCGCATCAACGACACTGCTCGGACTACCATCCCTATCAGGGATTACTATGCCTTTGACCGGGGAACGGTGGACTACGCGGCGGGGATAAACCAACGCTCGGGGATGGTAGCAATAAAATATCATGCCTCCTCTCCTGCCTTTGTCAATGCCCTCAGTATCAATTTCACAAACCCTGCCCAAGCGGGTACGGCAGTTGATTTATTGGTATGGTCATCGCTGGATGATGAACCGGTTTTTGCCAAAGAGGTTATTATTCAGCCCAAAGAAACACTGGAAGATTTTACCAAGTTCACGTTGGATACTGCTATCCAAGTAGAAGGCGATTTTTATGTTGGTTATATGCAGTTTACCAATGATTTCATTCATATTGGCCTGGACAAATCAAACGACACCTCTTCCGAAGTACATTATAACATCTCTGGATCCTGGGCACCAAGCGAACAGGTGATCGGTTCACTCATGATCAGGGCACATATGCAAACAGAAGGCCCCTTGCCACCAGAAACCCCAGAGACAGAATCGCTGATCAAAGCCTATCCAAATCCAGTAGTAAACGACCAAATATTCCTGGAAGGAGACGTAGATGATGTCAAACTCTTCGACACCTTCGGCAGGGAAATAAAAATCGATATCAATGAGGCAGAAAATGGCAAATTCGTTAATTTTACGACCAATCGTAAGGGCGTTTACCTGATCAAGGCCTGGAATAAAAACTCACCGCAATTAATAAGAATTTTAGTCAAATAG
- a CDS encoding rhodanese-like domain-containing protein, whose amino-acid sequence MEDITVEELKERLDNNEEFPFVDVREEWEYEEDNLGALNIPLGQLAASLEELEEYKDQELVVHCRSGARSANAKKFLETKGYTKVRNVLGGIMAYRELEEE is encoded by the coding sequence ATGGAAGACATTACTGTAGAAGAACTAAAGGAAAGATTAGACAATAATGAGGAATTCCCATTTGTAGATGTAAGAGAAGAGTGGGAATATGAAGAGGACAACCTCGGTGCCTTGAATATTCCACTGGGGCAACTGGCGGCTTCATTGGAGGAATTGGAGGAATATAAAGACCAGGAATTGGTGGTGCACTGCCGCTCAGGCGCCAGAAGTGCCAATGCCAAAAAATTCCTTGAAACCAAGGGCTATACCAAGGTAAGAAACGTCTTGGGAGGCATTATGGCTTACCGAGAACTGGAAGAAGAATAA
- a CDS encoding DinB family protein codes for MEMIVFFKELFDYVFTQNQRIIQQLRDQPDKASERSQLLLSHIVNAHHIWNAKIIQSTPLMKPWDLHSLEKVDSMDRENLENTRAILSEMELDQEVPYRLRGRKTFHHPVGDLLFQVVNHTAYHRGQIATEFRKCGMEPIMSEYIVHKMTGNKKK; via the coding sequence ATGGAAATGATCGTGTTTTTCAAAGAGCTTTTTGATTATGTTTTCACGCAAAACCAACGGATCATTCAGCAGCTACGCGATCAACCTGACAAAGCCTCCGAACGCAGCCAACTCCTGCTCTCTCATATCGTCAATGCCCATCACATCTGGAATGCCAAAATCATACAATCCACTCCCTTGATGAAGCCATGGGACTTGCATTCCCTCGAGAAAGTGGATTCAATGGACAGGGAAAATCTCGAAAACACACGCGCTATTCTTTCGGAAATGGAATTGGACCAAGAAGTTCCCTACCGGTTAAGGGGAAGAAAAACCTTTCACCATCCCGTTGGGGATTTACTTTTTCAGGTCGTAAACCACACCGCTTACCACAGGGGGCAAATCGCCACGGAATTCAGAAAATGCGGCATGGAACCAATAATGTCCGAATATATCGTCCATAAAATGACGGGAAACAAGAAGAAGTAA
- a CDS encoding methylated-DNA--[protein]-cysteine S-methyltransferase, producing the protein MKEQETITFQRVAEALNYLQANFQQQPRLDEVADIAHLSPHHFQRIFSEWAGVSPKKFLQYISIGHAKKILSDPSSNLLEAAVETGLSGTGRLHDLFVNIEGMTPGEYKNGGGNLQISYTFSTTPFGPVLVAATPKGICHMSFMDDRSQALNYLHSQFPKAQFSEQASPLHQQALNIFQKDWQQMDAIKLHLKGSDFQLNVWECLLKIPHGKLSTYGHIAQHIEKPKAARAVGTAIGSNPVAFLIPCHRVIQSSGVIGGYMWGPIRKKAIIGWEAATAEREL; encoded by the coding sequence ATGAAAGAGCAGGAAACCATTACTTTTCAACGCGTTGCAGAGGCCCTAAACTATCTACAAGCCAATTTCCAGCAACAGCCGCGGCTGGATGAAGTAGCTGACATAGCCCATCTAAGCCCTCACCATTTCCAACGAATATTTTCTGAATGGGCCGGGGTAAGCCCTAAGAAATTCCTGCAGTATATCAGTATCGGACATGCAAAAAAGATCCTAAGCGACCCTTCATCAAACTTGCTGGAAGCCGCTGTGGAAACTGGACTATCCGGCACAGGCCGACTTCATGATTTATTTGTCAATATCGAAGGAATGACACCTGGCGAGTATAAAAACGGGGGTGGAAATCTCCAGATCAGCTATACTTTTTCCACTACACCATTTGGGCCAGTATTGGTAGCGGCCACCCCAAAAGGGATTTGCCATATGTCATTTATGGATGACAGGTCCCAAGCCCTTAACTACCTTCATTCCCAGTTTCCGAAGGCTCAATTTTCAGAACAGGCCTCTCCCCTACATCAACAGGCACTCAATATCTTCCAAAAAGATTGGCAACAAATGGACGCCATCAAGCTCCACCTGAAAGGCTCTGATTTCCAGCTCAACGTATGGGAATGTCTGCTAAAAATCCCTCACGGAAAGCTCAGTACCTATGGCCACATCGCCCAGCACATCGAGAAGCCCAAAGCCGCAAGGGCAGTTGGAACGGCCATTGGTAGCAATCCAGTTGCTTTTTTGATTCCCTGCCACCGCGTCATCCAGTCTTCTGGCGTGATCGGTGGTTATATGTGGGGACCGATCAGGAAGAAAGCCATCATTGGCTGGGAAGCTGCGACCGCTGAAAGGGAATTGTAA